The following are encoded in a window of Streptomyces sp. SAT1 genomic DNA:
- a CDS encoding alpha/beta hydrolase, with amino-acid sequence MTTHTGNSRAPQSRWRTPHIRRTRRALAASAALLLAALAAAPAATAAPTHTAPVASADRAHVRGALLSVAPVAAHSRAEVVRYLAALPMDTGTVRHGVRAYRLTYRTVDPYGRPTTATGLLTLPEGGGRRLSLVSDTHGTMVDRDYAPSVAEDNRAQSYLFGSAGHAVAAPDYLGLGKGPGVHPYMDTRSAVTASVDMLRAARTAAAGLGRTLTGDVYLTGFSQGGQVAMALGRALQNGADGAAGADGADRHFRVRALAPVSGPYDLTGQEIPALTDGRVNDVSGVFYLAYFLVAQNRLHPIYQDPAEVFRAPYADRVEALFDGRHTEEEVIPQLAPTVRELVTDDFWARLAHPGGGLRAALVANDGSCDWKPAAPVRLYAGNADTDVPIGNARSCARALAGHGVTAPVMNQGDVDHNGSVLAALPKVARWFGALEAAQSDQAAQAGEAGQGGRP; translated from the coding sequence ATGACGACGCACACCGGCAACAGCCGAGCCCCGCAGTCCCGTTGGCGCACCCCGCACATCCGCCGCACCCGCCGCGCCCTCGCCGCCTCCGCCGCCCTCCTCCTCGCCGCCCTCGCCGCCGCCCCCGCCGCGACGGCCGCCCCCACCCATACCGCCCCGGTGGCTTCGGCCGACCGCGCCCACGTCCGCGGCGCGCTCCTCTCCGTCGCCCCGGTCGCCGCCCACAGCCGCGCCGAGGTCGTGCGGTATCTGGCCGCCCTGCCCATGGACACCGGTACCGTGCGCCACGGTGTGCGCGCGTACCGGCTGACGTACCGCACCGTCGACCCGTACGGCCGCCCCACCACCGCCACCGGACTGCTCACCCTGCCCGAGGGCGGCGGGCGGCGGCTGAGTCTGGTGTCGGACACCCACGGGACCATGGTCGACAGGGATTACGCGCCGTCCGTGGCGGAGGACAACCGGGCGCAGTCCTATCTGTTCGGCTCGGCCGGGCACGCGGTCGCCGCGCCCGACTACCTCGGCCTCGGCAAGGGGCCGGGCGTCCACCCGTACATGGACACGCGCTCGGCGGTCACCGCCTCGGTGGACATGCTGCGGGCGGCCCGCACGGCGGCGGCCGGGCTGGGGCGGACCCTCACCGGGGACGTGTACCTGACCGGGTTCTCGCAGGGCGGCCAGGTCGCGATGGCGCTCGGCCGGGCCCTCCAGAACGGCGCTGACGGCGCCGCCGGTGCCGACGGCGCCGACCGGCACTTCAGGGTGCGCGCGCTGGCCCCGGTCAGCGGCCCGTACGACCTGACGGGCCAGGAGATCCCCGCCCTCACCGACGGCCGGGTCAACGACGTCAGCGGGGTGTTCTACCTCGCCTACTTCCTCGTCGCGCAGAACCGCCTGCACCCGATCTACCAGGACCCCGCCGAGGTCTTCCGGGCGCCCTACGCGGACCGCGTCGAAGCCCTCTTCGACGGGCGGCACACCGAAGAGGAGGTCATCCCGCAGCTCGCGCCCACCGTGCGCGAGCTGGTCACCGACGACTTCTGGGCCCGGCTCGCCCACCCCGGCGGCGGCCTGCGCGCGGCGCTCGTCGCCAACGACGGCTCGTGCGACTGGAAACCGGCCGCGCCGGTGCGGCTGTACGCCGGGAACGCCGACACCGACGTCCCCATCGGCAACGCCCGCAGCTGCGCCCGCGCCCTGGCCGGGCACGGCGTGACGGCCCCGGTGATGAACCAGGGGGACGTCGACCACAACGGGTCGGTGCTCGCGGCGCTGCCCAAGGTCGCCCGGTGGTTCGGCGCACTGGAGGCGGCTCAGTCAGATCAGGCGGCTCAGGCAGGTGAGGCAGGTCAGGGCGGCCGGCCATAA
- a CDS encoding VOC family protein — protein sequence MGRPAPARWSRAEEFLSARGAARTAHPGGTLLDHLHRVARLLSAWDADPDVQLAGLCHAAYGTDGFDGSLLGITERGVLAELIGDRAEALVYLYASCDRAAVYPRLGNGLPVVFHDRFTGREHTPAEADVRAIVEITAANELDVLAHHLGLAERHGPALYRLFARSRDLLSAPAWNACAEHLARYAPEPGIVISGLDHLVLTVTDVERTTAFYQRVLGIRPVTFGEGRRALGFGSSKINLHRAGRERLPHAARPTPGSADLCLVTETPQEQVLAHLAACGVPVEKGPVPRTGALGPILSTYLRDPDGNLIEISTYT from the coding sequence ATGGGGCGGCCCGCCCCGGCGCGATGGTCCCGGGCCGAGGAGTTCCTGTCTGCCCGCGGCGCCGCCCGGACGGCCCATCCGGGCGGAACGCTCCTGGACCACCTGCACCGCGTCGCGCGCTTGCTCTCCGCCTGGGACGCCGACCCTGACGTCCAGCTCGCGGGGCTGTGCCACGCCGCCTACGGAACGGACGGATTCGACGGGTCGCTCCTGGGCATCACCGAGCGCGGGGTGCTCGCCGAACTGATCGGCGATCGCGCGGAGGCCCTGGTGTACCTGTACGCAAGCTGCGACCGGGCGGCCGTCTATCCGCGCCTGGGCAACGGACTTCCGGTGGTCTTCCATGACCGCTTCACGGGCCGGGAACACACTCCGGCCGAGGCGGACGTACGCGCCATCGTGGAGATCACGGCCGCCAACGAGCTCGACGTGCTGGCCCACCACCTCGGGCTGGCCGAACGCCACGGCCCGGCCCTGTACCGCCTGTTCGCCCGCTCACGCGATCTGCTGTCCGCGCCCGCGTGGAACGCCTGCGCCGAGCATCTGGCCCGGTACGCCCCCGAGCCGGGGATCGTGATCAGCGGCCTGGACCACCTGGTGCTGACCGTCACCGACGTCGAGCGGACCACCGCCTTCTACCAGCGGGTCCTCGGCATACGGCCCGTCACCTTCGGGGAGGGGCGCCGCGCGCTGGGCTTCGGCAGCAGCAAGATCAACCTCCACCGGGCAGGCCGCGAACGCCTGCCCCACGCCGCCCGACCCACCCCCGGCAGCGCCGACCTCTGCCTGGTCACCGAGACCCCGCAGGAACAAGTGCTGGCCCATCTGGCCGCCTGCGGGGTACCCGTGGAGAAAGGCCCGGTACCGCGCACCGGCGCCCTCGGCCCGATCCTCAGCACCTACCTGCGCGACCCGGACGGCAACCTGATCGAAATCTCCACCTACACCTGA
- a CDS encoding TetR family transcriptional regulator: MARWQPDAPGRLAAAALDLFEEHGYENTTVIEIAERAGLTKSTFFRYFPDKREVLFGRGALTGLLVDGIASAPPEAGPLDAVAHALDTLGRTFFTADRHEFSARRQAVLNANTELLEREALKRTELTTAMADALTRRGTPPPTARMAAKLGTLVWEIAYDQWIATDTDTGTGEDFGPLTRRALTAVRATAAAAQ; this comes from the coding sequence ATGGCCCGATGGCAACCCGACGCACCAGGACGACTCGCCGCCGCCGCCCTCGACCTCTTCGAGGAGCACGGCTACGAGAACACGACCGTGATCGAGATCGCGGAGCGCGCGGGACTCACCAAGAGCACGTTCTTCCGGTACTTCCCGGACAAGCGCGAGGTGCTCTTCGGTCGGGGCGCGTTGACCGGTCTGCTCGTCGACGGGATCGCCTCGGCGCCACCGGAGGCCGGACCGCTCGACGCGGTGGCGCACGCCCTCGACACCCTCGGCCGGACCTTCTTCACCGCCGATCGCCACGAGTTCAGCGCCCGGCGGCAGGCCGTTCTGAACGCCAACACGGAACTGCTGGAACGCGAAGCCCTGAAACGGACCGAGCTGACCACCGCGATGGCCGACGCCCTCACCCGCCGCGGCACCCCGCCCCCGACCGCCCGCATGGCCGCGAAACTGGGCACACTCGTCTGGGAGATCGCCTACGACCAGTGGATCGCCACCGACACGGACACCGGCACCGGCGAGGACTTCGGCCCCCTGACCCGCCGGGCGCTCACCGCCGTACGCGCGACCGCGGCCGCGGCCCAGTAG
- a CDS encoding NADP-dependent oxidoreductase — MSRAVRYQRFGGPEVLELREIPEPHAAPDEVRVRVTAAGLNPMDWQIAAQPDMAARFGIALPAGFGSDFAGVVDEVGAEATGFAVGDRVYGAAIGRSVADFVLVKTPAADLWPTPEGVGDEVAATLPVSGLTAAAALTAVGLRSGDTVLIGGAAGGVGIFAVQLARLAGARVLGTASEGTFGFLRGLGAEPVAYGPGLADRVRALAPGGITAATDLFGREAAETAVELGVAPERISVVADGPAPPPGVRRAGAYDAGPGDLARIAEAVRSGGITVPVAATFPVERIREAVTTQAGRHVHGKIVITL, encoded by the coding sequence ATGAGCAGAGCCGTCCGTTACCAGCGCTTCGGCGGTCCCGAAGTGCTCGAACTGCGGGAGATACCCGAGCCGCACGCCGCCCCCGACGAGGTCCGCGTCCGGGTCACCGCCGCCGGGCTGAATCCGATGGACTGGCAGATCGCCGCACAGCCCGACATGGCGGCGCGGTTCGGGATCGCCCTGCCGGCCGGGTTCGGCAGCGACTTCGCCGGGGTGGTGGACGAGGTAGGCGCCGAGGCCACGGGGTTCGCGGTCGGCGACCGGGTGTACGGGGCCGCGATCGGGCGGTCCGTCGCCGATTTCGTGCTGGTCAAGACGCCCGCGGCAGATCTGTGGCCCACCCCGGAGGGCGTCGGGGACGAGGTGGCGGCCACGCTTCCGGTGTCCGGCCTCACGGCCGCGGCCGCGCTCACCGCGGTCGGGCTGCGTTCCGGGGACACCGTCCTGATCGGCGGGGCGGCCGGTGGAGTGGGCATCTTCGCCGTGCAGTTGGCGCGGCTCGCGGGTGCCCGGGTGCTCGGCACCGCCTCCGAGGGGACGTTCGGATTCCTGCGCGGGCTCGGCGCCGAACCCGTGGCGTACGGCCCCGGCCTGGCGGACCGGGTGCGGGCGCTGGCGCCCGGGGGGATCACCGCCGCGACGGACCTGTTCGGACGGGAGGCGGCCGAGACCGCGGTCGAGCTGGGGGTGGCACCCGAGCGGATCTCCGTCGTGGCCGACGGCCCCGCCCCGCCGCCCGGTGTGCGCAGGGCGGGCGCCTACGACGCGGGTCCGGGCGACCTGGCACGGATCGCCGAGGCCGTCCGGTCCGGCGGGATCACGGTGCCGGTCGCGGCCACCTTCCCGGTCGAGCGGATCCGCGAAGCCGTCACGACACAGGCCGGGCGGCACGTCCACGGCAAGATCGTGATCACCCTGTGA
- a CDS encoding amidase translates to MKASEYAGFDAVGLAELVAEGEVLPAELEAAAREAVQAVDPRINAVVETWPSDDEPAPGSAPLAGVPFLIKDIAVTMAGRRTELGSRLAAGNVAASDSALMRRFRRAGLVTFGRTATPELAYGISTESALYGATRNPWDPERSAGGSSGGAAAAVAAGVVPVAHATDAAGSLRVPAACNGLFGIKPTRGRVSMGPGVDEVFSGLAVQGGVSRTVRDSAVLLDQISGPEPGDPYFAPQPSRPYAEEVTRPPGSLRIGVLAQAWGGRRTTAPVADALSRTVRLLESLGHRVAETEVDLGADWEEFVVANARIMTVNLTALVDELAAAFGRPVDSSTLEPATLAGYHYGQRVGGARFLTALAMRNRVARSLARYFDAYDILLTPTLPELPLPLGTHTEGAEALDGLGWIERITDLSPFTLPFNVAGTPAMSVPVTADAGTGLPVGMQFAAGYGLESRLFRLAGQLEQASPWSGRTPTVWAGNHPAR, encoded by the coding sequence GTGAAAGCTTCTGAATACGCGGGCTTCGACGCGGTCGGGCTGGCAGAGCTGGTGGCCGAGGGCGAGGTGCTCCCCGCCGAACTGGAGGCGGCCGCACGCGAGGCGGTACAGGCGGTCGATCCGCGGATCAACGCCGTCGTGGAGACCTGGCCGTCCGACGACGAACCGGCCCCCGGCAGCGCACCCCTGGCCGGCGTCCCCTTCCTGATCAAGGACATCGCGGTGACCATGGCCGGCCGGCGGACGGAGCTGGGAAGCCGTCTGGCGGCCGGTAACGTCGCCGCCTCCGACTCCGCACTGATGCGGCGCTTCCGCCGCGCCGGACTCGTGACGTTCGGGCGCACCGCGACACCGGAGCTGGCCTACGGCATCTCGACGGAATCGGCGTTGTACGGCGCGACCCGCAACCCCTGGGACCCGGAGCGGAGCGCGGGCGGCTCCAGCGGAGGCGCGGCCGCCGCTGTCGCCGCAGGGGTGGTCCCGGTCGCCCATGCCACCGACGCCGCCGGCTCGCTCCGTGTCCCCGCCGCCTGCAACGGCCTCTTCGGGATCAAACCCACCCGTGGCCGGGTGTCCATGGGGCCCGGCGTCGACGAGGTCTTCAGCGGCCTGGCCGTGCAAGGCGGCGTCAGCCGCACCGTACGCGACAGTGCGGTACTGCTCGACCAGATAAGCGGCCCGGAACCGGGCGACCCCTACTTCGCCCCGCAGCCGTCACGGCCGTACGCGGAGGAAGTCACCCGTCCTCCGGGCTCGTTGCGCATCGGTGTCCTCGCCCAGGCGTGGGGCGGACGCCGCACCACCGCACCGGTGGCCGACGCCCTCTCCCGCACCGTGCGACTGCTCGAATCCCTCGGTCACCGGGTGGCGGAGACCGAGGTCGACCTCGGCGCCGACTGGGAGGAGTTCGTCGTGGCCAACGCCCGGATCATGACGGTGAACCTCACCGCCCTGGTCGACGAGTTGGCCGCCGCCTTCGGCCGTCCCGTCGACTCCTCGACCCTTGAACCGGCGACCCTCGCCGGCTACCACTACGGGCAGCGGGTCGGCGGCGCGCGGTTCCTCACCGCTCTCGCGATGCGGAACCGGGTGGCCCGGAGCCTGGCGCGGTACTTCGACGCGTACGACATCCTCCTCACGCCGACCCTGCCGGAGCTCCCCTTGCCGCTGGGCACGCACACCGAGGGTGCGGAGGCACTGGACGGCCTCGGCTGGATCGAGCGCATCACCGATCTGTCGCCGTTCACCCTGCCGTTCAACGTGGCGGGCACGCCCGCCATGTCCGTACCGGTGACGGCCGATGCCGGGACGGGGCTTCCGGTAGGAATGCAGTTCGCCGCCGGATACGGCCTCGAAAGCCGCCTCTTCCGCCTCGCCGGCCAGCTCGAACAGGCGAGTCCGTGGTCGGGCCGGACCCCCACGGTATGGGCCGGGAACCACCCGGCCCGCTGA
- a CDS encoding YoaK family protein, protein MTAEGARDAEPDNGDGGGGGGEDREARGLRLVPVLLGLTVVSGIIDAVSYLGLGHVFTANMTGNVVVLGFAAAGAPGFSVPHTLTSLVCFLVGAVTGGRVAVRYGDGSRRTWARVTLAAEAALVGVSAVVAFTVPDATTTAYALIALTAFAMGLRNATVRKLGIPDLTTTVLTMTLTGLASDSRAGGGSGHHSPRRTASVLAMLAGATLGAWLVVHHDLGAPLLIAALAAGVLAVVASGRE, encoded by the coding sequence ATGACAGCGGAGGGCGCGCGGGACGCGGAGCCGGACAACGGTGACGGCGGTGGCGGTGGCGGCGAGGACCGTGAGGCGCGGGGGTTGCGGCTCGTACCGGTCCTGCTGGGGCTGACCGTGGTGAGCGGCATCATCGACGCGGTCAGCTATCTGGGGCTCGGGCATGTCTTCACGGCCAACATGACCGGCAATGTGGTCGTCCTCGGCTTCGCCGCCGCCGGGGCGCCCGGCTTCTCCGTGCCGCACACCCTGACCTCGCTGGTCTGCTTCCTGGTCGGCGCGGTGACCGGCGGCCGGGTCGCGGTCCGCTACGGCGACGGCTCGCGCCGCACCTGGGCGCGGGTGACGCTGGCGGCGGAGGCGGCCCTGGTCGGCGTCTCGGCGGTGGTGGCGTTCACCGTGCCGGACGCCACGACCACGGCCTACGCCCTGATCGCCCTCACCGCCTTCGCGATGGGCCTGCGCAACGCCACCGTCCGCAAACTGGGCATCCCCGACCTGACCACCACGGTCCTGACGATGACCCTGACGGGCCTCGCCTCCGACTCCCGGGCAGGCGGCGGCTCCGGCCACCACTCCCCCCGCCGCACCGCCTCGGTCCTCGCCATGCTGGCCGGCGCGACCCTGGGCGCCTGGCTGGTCGTCCACCACGACCTGGGCGCCCCCCTGCTGATCGCCGCGCTGGCGGCGGGGGTGCTGGCGGTGGTCGCTTCGGGACGGGAGTGA
- a CDS encoding cysteine hydrolase family protein, translated as MTTLENRPGTALLVVDVQVDVVGGAHERDAVVGNIATLVERARRADVPVVWVQHADDGLAKGSDGWRIVPELAPAEGEALVHKNYGDSFEDTTLESVLSDLGVGRLLVTGAETDACVRSTLHGALVRGYDTILVADAHTAGDKTAWGAPPVPQVIAHTNLYWTYQRAPGRTAGTIQTDSVDFESAPAGK; from the coding sequence GTGACGACCCTGGAGAACCGGCCGGGGACCGCGCTGCTGGTCGTGGACGTCCAAGTGGACGTGGTGGGCGGGGCGCACGAGCGGGACGCGGTGGTGGGGAACATCGCGACGCTGGTGGAGCGTGCCCGGCGGGCGGACGTACCGGTGGTGTGGGTGCAGCACGCGGACGACGGGCTGGCGAAGGGCAGCGACGGCTGGCGGATCGTCCCGGAACTGGCCCCGGCGGAGGGGGAGGCGCTCGTCCACAAGAACTACGGCGACTCCTTCGAGGACACCACGCTGGAGAGCGTCCTGTCGGACCTGGGTGTGGGACGGCTCCTGGTGACGGGCGCGGAGACGGACGCCTGCGTCCGCTCCACGCTGCACGGCGCCCTGGTGCGCGGCTATGACACGATCCTGGTCGCCGACGCCCACACGGCCGGTGACAAGACCGCCTGGGGCGCCCCACCGGTCCCCCAGGTCATCGCCCACACCAACCTCTACTGGACCTACCAGCGGGCCCCGGGCCGCACAGCGGGCACGATCCAGACGGACTCGGTCGACTTCGAGAGCGCCCCGGCCGGGAAGTGA
- a CDS encoding TetR/AcrR family transcriptional regulator: MASTLSRPGRVAKLPPRERILDAAEELFQREGIRQVGVQAIADRAETTKMAIYRHFETKDALVAEWLRIVAADYQAAFDRVEAAYPDRPEEQILGLARFIAEGLPTISYRGCPFINSLAELPDRLHPARQVIEEHKAHQTRRLIGMCASARMPDPEQAAAEITFVLEGAQVSTQNGSIDQTGDRLMKIIEGIVARHRSDADADASRAAD, translated from the coding sequence ATGGCATCGACCCTGAGCAGGCCGGGCAGAGTGGCGAAGCTGCCGCCCCGTGAGCGCATCCTCGACGCGGCCGAGGAGCTCTTCCAGAGAGAAGGGATCCGGCAGGTGGGGGTCCAGGCGATCGCCGACAGGGCCGAGACCACCAAAATGGCGATCTACCGGCACTTCGAGACCAAGGACGCGCTGGTCGCGGAGTGGCTGCGGATCGTCGCCGCCGACTACCAGGCGGCCTTCGACCGCGTGGAAGCCGCATACCCGGACCGGCCCGAGGAGCAGATCCTGGGCCTGGCACGCTTCATCGCCGAGGGGCTGCCGACGATCTCGTACCGGGGCTGCCCGTTCATCAACTCCCTCGCCGAGCTGCCCGACCGCCTTCATCCGGCCCGGCAGGTGATCGAGGAGCACAAGGCCCACCAGACCCGCAGGCTGATCGGCATGTGCGCCAGCGCCCGGATGCCCGACCCCGAACAGGCCGCGGCCGAGATCACCTTCGTACTCGAAGGGGCGCAGGTCAGCACGCAGAACGGCAGCATCGATCAGACGGGAGACCGCCTGATGAAGATCATCGAGGGAATCGTGGCCCGGCACCGCTCCGACGCCGACGCCGACGCGTCCAGGGCGGCCGACTGA
- a CDS encoding ketopantoate reductase family protein has translation MSTSRTTVAVLGPGGVGGLVGALLARAGHRVVCLAGEQTVAVLRQDGLRVDSNRYGEFTVAVESDTELREPVDAVFVTVKQTALVEALDRIPAEVLGTAVVVPLLNGLDHLAVLRECFPSAQVVAGTIRVEATRTAPGRIAHTSPFADLELAAPLDDFVELLRQAGLGVTVREDESAMLWDKLAFLAPFALLTTRHQSDVGAVRDRHRLELLTVLDEIAAVALAAGSLVSAEGLLSFFDRVPGTMRSSMQRDAEAGRPLELDAIGGAVLRAGAAHGIAVPATARLVAEVAQSAKRVA, from the coding sequence ATGAGCACAAGCAGGACGACCGTGGCGGTTCTCGGCCCAGGCGGCGTCGGCGGCCTGGTCGGCGCGCTGCTCGCCCGTGCCGGACACCGCGTCGTCTGCCTGGCGGGGGAACAGACCGTTGCCGTGCTGCGCCAGGACGGGTTGCGCGTCGACAGCAACCGGTACGGGGAGTTCACCGTGGCGGTGGAGTCCGACACCGAGTTGCGCGAGCCGGTAGATGCCGTCTTCGTGACGGTCAAGCAGACCGCGCTCGTCGAGGCGCTCGACCGCATCCCGGCCGAGGTGCTCGGCACGGCGGTCGTGGTACCGCTGCTCAACGGCCTCGACCATCTCGCCGTACTCCGCGAGTGCTTCCCCTCTGCCCAGGTCGTCGCGGGCACCATCCGGGTCGAGGCCACCCGCACGGCGCCTGGCCGCATCGCCCACACCAGCCCTTTCGCCGACCTCGAACTCGCCGCCCCCCTGGATGACTTCGTGGAGCTGCTGCGACAGGCCGGTCTGGGCGTGACCGTACGCGAGGACGAGAGCGCGATGCTCTGGGACAAACTGGCCTTCCTCGCTCCGTTCGCCCTGCTGACCACCCGCCACCAGTCCGACGTCGGTGCCGTCCGTGATCGGCACCGGCTCGAGCTGCTCACCGTCCTCGACGAGATCGCGGCCGTAGCCCTCGCCGCCGGCTCGCTGGTGAGCGCCGAGGGGCTACTCTCCTTCTTCGACCGCGTCCCTGGGACGATGAGGTCCTCGATGCAGCGCGACGCCGAGGCCGGCCGCCCGCTCGAACTCGACGCCATCGGCGGAGCCGTCCTGCGCGCCGGAGCCGCCCACGGCATCGCCGTCCCGGCCACCGCCCGACTGGTCGCCGAGGTGGCGCAGTCCGCGAAACGGGTGGCCTGA
- a CDS encoding beta-galactosidase trimerization domain-containing protein — protein sequence MRERRGPTRRALLRGSLAACGAAAAVRLLPGRAGRQPDQTGGPGAPGVPLRPAGAAARLTPAAFPEWARHARIADATFDDDADPARDMRPVIDALKKQNVSVIEVDTILSNWLTDAEFTQHLGKIHSFAELAHTAGMRVVMYYPSLELISVGGEKGPSFYKTAEGASWVQRDLTGQPNVFYGSLVVWVDPGDESCWLSPNSPWRDYYLGRVKRIAATGVDAIWPDVPIYFDGALSWCDTSSWATAAFTGDTGLPMPAKPDFKDPVFRRYVDWRHHNLNQWQLDIAAAGRSANPDLVTFVETVTMDYDYATTIGLDGALLRTAESASHVWEVDILGNYDGMRHATADDWICLISMYKYARAASGTKPAWAFSYGWQADDASLVLAEVLATGCNPYEVQTPFKSDSADLPTRTRVYGFAAAHRERLFDAERGAEVGLYHSSAGRDFTASRDGSGMYVNTKPPAGVEEWWSDDYAEESCLNHPWLGEFRGTVKALVRAQIPFDTVPSPGLTAAGLARYRVLLLPYLQAVSDAEAAVLREYVTGGGTLVVTGPAPTSLTEYGTARTEYALADVLGFGAADPQPETREHAVGAGTCHYVKDLAGLRYLGRTDQATADRLLGPVRAAAPPAVGLTGDPRIHLELSRLGDETLVQLVNFTCFGDAPAAFTTRPATCTVRLTVPAGRRVTAVTVSSPDGPSPDPRPVPWQVTGDAVTAEVTVAQYALVAFTTATATATATAVGTTG from the coding sequence ATGCGCGAACGACGGGGACCGACACGCAGAGCGCTGCTGCGCGGCTCGCTCGCGGCGTGCGGGGCGGCGGCCGCGGTCCGGCTGCTGCCCGGCCGGGCGGGGCGGCAGCCCGACCAGACCGGCGGCCCCGGCGCCCCCGGCGTACCGCTGCGGCCCGCCGGGGCCGCCGCCCGGCTCACGCCCGCGGCCTTCCCCGAGTGGGCCCGGCACGCGCGGATCGCGGACGCCACCTTCGACGACGACGCCGACCCCGCCCGCGACATGCGGCCGGTCATCGACGCGCTGAAGAAACAGAACGTCAGCGTGATCGAGGTCGACACGATCCTGTCCAACTGGCTGACCGACGCCGAGTTCACCCAGCACCTGGGCAAGATCCACAGCTTCGCGGAACTCGCCCACACCGCCGGGATGCGGGTCGTCATGTACTACCCGTCCCTCGAACTGATCAGTGTGGGCGGCGAGAAGGGCCCCTCGTTCTACAAGACCGCCGAGGGCGCCTCCTGGGTGCAGCGCGACCTCACCGGTCAGCCCAACGTGTTCTACGGCAGCCTCGTCGTCTGGGTGGACCCCGGCGACGAGAGCTGCTGGCTCAGCCCCAACTCGCCCTGGCGCGACTACTACCTGGGCCGCGTCAAGAGGATCGCCGCGACCGGTGTGGACGCGATCTGGCCGGACGTGCCGATCTACTTCGACGGGGCGCTGAGCTGGTGCGACACCTCTTCCTGGGCGACCGCCGCGTTCACCGGGGACACCGGACTGCCGATGCCGGCCAAGCCCGACTTCAAGGATCCCGTCTTCCGGCGCTACGTCGACTGGCGCCACCACAACCTCAACCAGTGGCAGCTCGACATCGCCGCGGCCGGCCGCTCCGCCAACCCGGACCTGGTCACCTTCGTCGAGACCGTCACCATGGACTACGACTACGCCACCACCATCGGCCTGGACGGCGCCCTGCTGCGCACCGCCGAGAGCGCGAGCCACGTCTGGGAGGTGGACATCCTCGGCAACTACGACGGCATGCGCCACGCCACCGCCGACGACTGGATCTGCCTGATCTCCATGTACAAGTACGCGCGGGCGGCCAGCGGCACCAAGCCCGCCTGGGCGTTCTCCTACGGCTGGCAGGCCGACGACGCGTCCCTGGTGCTCGCCGAGGTGCTGGCCACCGGGTGCAACCCGTACGAGGTGCAGACGCCCTTCAAGTCGGACAGCGCCGACCTGCCCACCCGCACCCGCGTGTACGGCTTCGCCGCCGCCCACCGGGAGCGGCTGTTCGACGCGGAGCGCGGCGCCGAGGTCGGCCTCTACCACTCCTCCGCCGGCCGCGACTTCACCGCCTCGCGCGACGGCAGCGGCATGTACGTCAACACGAAGCCGCCGGCCGGTGTCGAGGAGTGGTGGAGCGACGACTACGCCGAGGAGAGCTGTCTGAACCATCCGTGGCTCGGGGAGTTCCGCGGCACGGTCAAGGCGCTGGTGCGGGCGCAGATCCCGTTCGACACCGTGCCCAGCCCCGGCCTCACCGCGGCCGGTCTCGCCCGCTACCGCGTGCTGCTGCTGCCGTATCTCCAGGCCGTCTCCGACGCGGAGGCGGCGGTGCTGCGAGAGTATGTGACGGGCGGCGGGACCCTCGTCGTCACCGGGCCCGCGCCCACCTCGCTGACCGAGTACGGCACCGCGCGCACCGAGTACGCGCTCGCCGACGTGCTCGGTTTCGGCGCCGCCGACCCGCAGCCCGAGACCCGCGAGCACGCCGTCGGGGCGGGCACCTGCCACTACGTGAAGGACCTCGCCGGACTGCGGTACCTGGGGAGGACCGACCAGGCCACCGCCGACCGGCTGCTCGGGCCGGTGCGGGCCGCGGCGCCGCCCGCGGTGGGCCTCACCGGGGACCCGCGCATCCACCTGGAGCTGAGCCGGCTCGGGGACGAGACGCTGGTGCAGCTGGTGAACTTCACCTGCTTCGGCGACGCCCCGGCCGCGTTCACCACCAGGCCCGCCACCTGCACGGTCCGGCTCACCGTGCCCGCGGGACGGCGGGTGACCGCCGTCACGGTCAGCTCCCCGGACGGGCCGTCGCCCGACCCGCGCCCGGTGCCCTGGCAGGTCACGGGGGACGCGGTCACGGCGGAGGTGACCGTCGCGCAGTACGCCCTGGTCGCCTTCACCACCGCCACCGCCACCGCTACCGCCACCGCCGTCGGCACCACCGGCTGA